One part of the Mya arenaria isolate MELC-2E11 chromosome 3, ASM2691426v1 genome encodes these proteins:
- the LOC128225593 gene encoding uncharacterized protein LOC128225593 translates to MNNFITSKRVSRLQENGAGVDAGNFTVGMESSGQFQKKTQNNNTFRFHPLVENKTASFLGMASSNLVSRSTCFQESQRDEDCHRKRTNKTTCYVLDEDFTPRLSELPHPSELFGHKKPTVHLKKKRTQKLTAVETHTLELHRKIAKIESQSTSGSVYDGVQNQRKIMQQDFPSEQHDEDKTVSPDLDQPHVAFSFKFKRGKEE, encoded by the exons ATGAACAATTTCATAAC GTCCAAGAGGGTATCAAGACTGCAGGAAAATGGGGCTGGGGTGGATGCAGGAAACTTTACAGTGGGGATGGAGAGCAGTGGTCAATTCCAAAAAAAGACTCAAAATAACAACACTTTTCG tttccaTCCACttgtagaaaataaaacagcatCCTTTCTTGGAATG GCCAGCAGTAACCTTGTTTCAAGGTCAACATGCTTCCAGGAGAGTCAAAGAGACGAAGACTGTCACAGAAAACGCACCAACAAAACCACCTGTTATGTTCTAGATGAGGACTTTACTCCCAGATTAAGTGAACTTCCTCACCCAAGTGAACTGTTTGGTCATAAAAA ACCTACGgtgcatttaaaaaagaagagaaCCCAAAAGCTTACAGCTGTAGAGACACATACTCTTGAACTCCACagaaaaattgcaaaaat AGAATCACAATCAACATCTGGGTCTGTTTATGATGGCGTCCAAAATCAACGAAAAATAATGCAGCAGGACTTTCCTTCTGAACAG CATGATGAAGATAAGACTGTAAGCCCTGACCTGGATCAGCCACATGTGGCATTttcctttaaatttaaaagaggGAAAGAAGAATGA